AGGTCGAGCCCTTCACCCCCATCTCCGCCAGAAACCTCACCTGGTCTTTTGCCGCCTTTGTCGGGATGAACCACCGCCGACAgggccacctccctccctcgtGGGTCCCCAAGAATGTCAAGGTCCCTGATGTCTGCGTTGGTACCTCTGTCAAGGGCACCTACGCCCCTGCCACCCAGGCTGGTGCTCCCAATGTTACTATTCCTTGCATCTCCAACGTTCTGTTCCAGCTCAATGCCTCGACGTATTATGGCGAGAACCTTTATGTTGTGGGCAACTCGCCCACGCTGGGTAGCTGGGATTTGGAGACGGCGTACCCGCTGATGAGCAGCAGGTATACTGACGAGAGGCCGCTTTGGTTCGCCACCATTCCGcttgagatggaggagggtgtgtcCACGCTGAGGTACAAGTATGCCAGGCAGCAGGACTGCGGGCAGGAGtggattgtggaggaggaggagagggtgttggaggtgccGGCTTGTGTGAAGGATGGGAgtgaggaggttttggcggAGAGGGATGAGGCTTTCAATGGGCCTGCTGGGTCTCCTGGCGGTTGCTagatgttttgttttgagGAGAGCATCtgagaaggggttgttgtaCATATATGAAATCTTTGGTTGCGAAAAGGAAAAGCATGAAGAATTGACAcatgggggggggttgtggggtgTAAGGTATATTACTGAGACATAAAATTCAACTTGCACATAGTTAAGCCTTACCTTTGGTATGATTTCAACGTGGAACTCCGCAGACAATGATTGCTTCTTGCTTGACCTCCAGTGAACATCGAAAAGTGGTATATGCCCAACTGTCTATCTCTATGCAAAGAATCAACAAAAGACCGCCTACGCTTGCTTTCCCAACCCAACGCCTCCAGCCAAAACTACAACTTCGGAGCAGGATCAATATTAACCTTCCCATGCTCACACACAGCCACGACCGCCCCGTTGTCCTTCCGCTTCATCACACCCCTCAAGGTAGCCATCTTCGCCCCGATCTGCAAGATGTCACACTCAATCAAGACCTCGGTGCCGACCGGGGCTGGACGAAGATAGGTGGTGTTCAACGTCCGGGATACCCCCAGATACTGCCAGAACCCGGGCTTGGACACaagggcggtggcggtggaggtgcaAAAGTCAAAGAGGGTTGCCGTGCAGCCTCcgtggaggttgttgaggcggTTGCAGTGCTGGGGCTCGACGGTGAAGCTGAAGAGGACtttggggtggggttgttcGTCTGAGGCGGAGACGAGTTTGAGGTTGGGAAAGAAGGAGTTGGTCCATTCctgggaggggtggttaataaatatatactAGGGATGCCAGGGGGAAACATACCTCGTCTTCCTTGTTGATGGCTTTTTGAGAAAAGGTCTCGATGAGAGCCCTGACTCTGGCCTCGCCCTTGAGGTTGAGGTAGTCTTGGTCGTGTTCCCAGGCGCCGCTTTTGTCTTTGGACATGGTGATGAGTGGCTAGGGGGTTGAGATCCAGGcgtgggttagggttgcaGGGCTGAGGAAGGTAATGCGGTTGGCTGCAACTAACACCGAAGAATAGAGTAACAGTCGGATGTCACGTATGAGTTTACAGATCGAATCTAGACCGACCTGAATGAAGAACAGGCACACCAAACAACGTCCACGTCCAACAACACATGCAACACACCGGGCTCATCTGGGGCTTAAAAGGATGTATGGGATTCCCCGCGTATTTCCCATCTCTAGCCCCTGCTTTTCAGGTGGAGGCTACCCCAACTGCACCACTGCGAAATCCGAACCTGGGGAAACGTGCCTCGGCAAATCGCGTCAGGAACCCCTGCCCGCTACCGCTAGCTTAAACATGCTTAACCGCACCAACCCTTGTCGGTGATCGCATCCGTCGCAATCACATTCAAATCTTGAGATCTCATCTACACATCACATATGCGccaaccatcacaaccccgttgaccatcttcaacacGATTCAGTGCATCCCGGAGAACAGACCTAAAATGGAGTTCGTCACCGCCCTCCGCGGTTCCTTCGACCCAGGcaaaccctccctcttcgaGCTTCTCTCAGAACAACaactctcctccctcctccccccaaccctccgctacctcctcaccctcctcacccaccgctacccccgccacctcctccgcgccCTCAACTCCTTCGACGAGCTCtacgccctcctctccctcctgaTAGAGCGCCactacctcctcacccgccAGGGCTCCTTCACCGAGAACTTCTACGGCCTCAAACGCGAGCGCGCCCTCACGTCCGAAATCCCCCGCGCCTCCACCCACGCCCCCCAAATCGTGCGGGAAGCCCTAGCCCTCAGGACAAAAGACGTTTACAAGAACCTCTTCGTCATAGTCCTCATCCCCTACCTCAAAAGGAAACTAGATGAAGCCCACGAGGTCGACGCCCCTAGGGCCTTGCTCGGAGCAGCCTACAAcgcccccccatcacccagCGCTCCCCTCAAGGAAAAACTGGGTTATTACTACAAAATCTTCCTCAGGAAAATCTACCCGACAATCAACATGACCTaccacctctccatcctcgccttctccctgGGGTACCTCTTTGACAACACGAAatactcctcccccttcctgtGGCTCATCGGCACAAGAATCCGCCGTATGGGACCGGCAGATTACAAGGCGATAGAGGAGTGGGAAAAGGTCCTCCCCGCGGATGGGACCAGATCGAGGTCAATCTTCCAGAGActgctctcctccctttccttggTGCTACCGACTAGTATCTTTGCGCTCAAGTTTCTGGAGTGGTGGTACTCGTCGGATTTTGCAAAGCAGCTCTCTAGGAAGGCGGCCGAGTCGCTCCAGCTTCCACCGCCGGGGATGACCACCACGCCCAAATCTGTCTCCCCAATGAAacagccacctccctccctctctgaGTCGTCCGACACCCCCCCAGCAGAGGAAGAGTGGCTCGAACAACTTGCCTCCTCTGCCCCCGTCGCGTCGTCGTCCCTCTTGCCTATTTTCACCGCTGCTGCCATCCcaagagaggaagatgacgatggtgaggaggacaaAAAACGGCAGGAGGAAGATAGCAGTCTGTGTCCGATCTGCCAGGAAGAAATCACCACGCCGACCGCGTGCCAGACGGGGATTGTTTACTGTTACGGCTGCATTCACAAGTGGATCTCTGGTGCGAATCCGCATCAGGAGAGGTTTatggagagggttgagaaAGCACTTGGAGGGAGCAGCAGGAAGTGGgagagtggggaggggaggtgcgCTGTtacggggaggagggtgttgggtggggtggaggggttgagaagGGTTATGGTATAACTGAAGaacgaggggggaggggagtgtaTATCTATCttgtgtgtgagtgtgtatGACcaagagatggagatgggaaagTATTGATAATTATGTACATCtaatgatggtggtgatagtGGTGATAGTGGTGAtagtgatggtggtgatagtggtggtgggggtggtggtagtggacTGTTAACGAGTGGTGTAACATAGAAGCATGATAGAGCGTTTAATTCACTTTACATACATACAATCATACCTCCTCATGTCCTAGCCACCCAGAGCAAACACCCCTTCACCGGTGTGGCTTTCCTCTCCAgatcccaaccccaacagcgTCATCTCCGTCCCACAAACTCCCTGCACAGTACCAAGCACAGCATCCCCATGCGCGTATCATCTCAAGACAAACATGAACACACCCGTACACACAAACCTGCTGTACCACTCGCTTCAGAACAAGACAATGACGATATCGGGACAAGGTTTTTATTTGTTTGTTATTAGGGCTGAGTAAATTAATATTCTTCCTATCTACAACAAGGTAGTGGTTGAGAAGCGATGAGGTATCGTTATTTCTGCGATCCCCACAGCAGTCATCATACAGATCTAGGTTAAAAATGCAACCTTCTCCCGTGTTTAAATCTTTACTTGTTCCTCTTCGCCACGGCTGTATGTCCCCATGGCCTTGTACTTCCGGTATAATCGCTCCCCTGATCTTTCCCATCGTACACGTAAAAGTAAATCCTCAAGAAAGACAGCCTTCCAAACGCCACGGACGCCGCAGCCAATGCCAACTCCTGTAAAATATAAGACCGTAGTGTTCGTTTGACATGATTAGAAAAGCTTCAGAGCCTTAAAGGGCAGCTTTTGTTGTGGGGACAGCCCCCTCGATTACTGCCGTGTCTTTTTCGCTCTTGGGTTCGTCAGGCTTCTGCTGCGAGATGCTATCCCGTCCTAAGGAAGATGACTTGCTGTGGCGCTTGAGAGCGTCGGTTCCCTTCTCTGTTGCTGTGGCAGATAGGACGGGTCCCTCGTTGGCTCCTTGTGCTGGCCGATCTGCTGCCTGGCCTGGGCCTTCTGGACATCCGGGgccctgcttcttcttgatgctgACCCACTCCATGCCAAATGCCATAAGCAAGGCGACCAGCACCACTCCGAGTGCTGCCAGGAATATGTGTCTGCATGCGAATTCGTAGGCGTCTACTACTTGAGACCTGTACTCGGGCCCTACTCTGTCAATGAGATGTGTGGCGCCTTCGGTCACAATGATCCTGGATCCGCCAATGCCAGGGATATCCTGCAACTGGGACACGAGAATGTTGCTGAGAATTGTTTGCCCGACCGAGGTGAAGACGGCACCACCCAACTGCTGTACGAAAAAGTTGATGGCAATTCCCGCCGGCATATCTTGCTTGGAGAGCACCGCCTGGACAGCAAGACCGCTAGTCTGCATGCCGAAGCCCACGCCAAAACCAGCCAGGAACTGGTAGGCAATCCAGTGAGATGAAGGACTGTCCTCTGTGAGGGTGCTGAGAAGGCCCTCACCGATCGACATCAAAATGGGCGCCACGATCATGGACGGCACATAGTAGCCAATTGCCTGGGTGGCAAACCCGGAGCCTATGCTGGAGAAGACCAAGCTGAGCACCAGTGGCACAGTGTAGATTCCCGACTTTATCGGATCGACTTGCTTAACCGTTTGAACTAGTATCATGTCAGCACAACTCCCAAAGCTGGACCGAATGACAACCTACACCAGATTGGCACATAGTACACCAGCATTAGCATGGATCCTGATAGGAAGAATGTATAGAGGGTGCCAAAGAACACACTCCTCTGCGTAATTACCCTCGGTGGAATGGTTGCGGTCTCGGGCAGCTTGATTTGGACCGTGGTGTAGGCGATAGTGCAGAGTCCAAAGAAGACAAACAGTACAATGATGCGCCAGTCGTTCCAGTCATAGGTCGACCCACCCCATTGCAAGGCAATGAAGAGACAGACTATGCCCGGGAAGAGAAACAGTATACCAATGGGATCCAGGCGTTTGACATGTTGGCTGAAAGGGGCCGGCGGATGATCCTCCGTTTTGGgagtccaccaccaccagagaaATACCGAGGCGACGGCACCAattgggaggttgatgtagaaacaccacctccaggtAGCTCCTCCGGTAAAACCACCGCCGACAAGAGGACCCATCACAGACGCCAACCCAAAGACCATACCAAAGAGGCCCTGGAACTGGGGCCTCTTATGCAGTGGAACCATATCGATCAGAACCAGAAGTGTGCCGGAAAAGATGCCGGCTCCGCCCAAGCCGGCAATGGCTCGACCCAGGATGAAGACAATCGAGTTTGTAGCGGATCCGCAGATAGCCGAGCCGATCTCAAAAACCAGAATGCTTGTGAAGAAAGTCCTAAGGTCCTCACTGAGGTCAGTAACGTGTCCACTCGTACACGAGTTTCACAATGACGTACCACTTCTTGTCGTAGAACTTATAAATGCGGCCGAAAACCAGTTGGGCACAGGCCGTCGTCAGCATGTATGAGGAGCCATACCAACCAATATCGCCCAGAGAATTAAACTCGTCCGTAATTCTCGGGACAGccgtggcgatgatggtgcgATCCAGGGCCACCAAGAAGAGGGCGAGAAAGTTACACAGGATCGTGACCCAGAATTTGACACTTTTAGGCTTGTAGAggtcctcatcccccccgaCAGCTGCTCCCGGAGGACCTAAAGCCGGGGCAATCTTCTCGACGTCGTTCATCTGAGGAGTCGAGGTGTCGGTCTGGGTGACCTGTCCCGACTGCCCGCTCCCGCTGCCGAGCGAAGTCAGAGATCGCTTTTCGGTAGCCATGGTGGGCAGATATCCGAGACGATCGGAGACGGCAGAAGTTGCGTAAGGCCGCTGAGATAAATGGCGAAGAAGGCGTGTGAGAGGTGAGGCGTGACCAGCCGAACCGTTTGAACAAACTTGGACCCACGAGGAAATGAGGTTTGAGGGAGCGTATGTAAATAAGGGCGCGGCAAGGGAGCGAGGTTCGAAGGGAGTGACCTTGCGCAAActttaaaataaaataccTGAcctgggtaggtaggtattgCTGCTGCAAGACTCAGACTCAGACTCTGGCGGGTGGGCGAGACAGGAATGCGTCTCGGGCCTATTGCTGCGCGCGGCCAGAGACAAGATGTCGTCAGGTAGGAAGAGAGCGAGCGAGCAGCCTGGATTGGGGTATATGCCCCCGGGACGGAAGATGAGCGAGGTGACGGCCACGAGCAACATCGACAAGCCACAGCCTGGAACTGGAACTACAGCGCAACCGATACCGCAGGACTCTTGTGTTATATAGAAGCTGCGACCTGGCCGGTGCCTGCCTCTTGCCAGAAGATCAGAGCAGCCATTGTCCGCCCGAAGCCAGAACTCCGCCAGTTGGGTTGGGTAAACAAGAACTTAGGTTGGAACTAAGTATAAGCAATCTATCCGGGCCGTGTCAAATGTAGGTGCAGCGGACATGAAGCACCGGTCGTTGCAGCACTCTGTTTCGTTTAGGCCTCTTGTCTCGCTCATATTGGGCGATTGGATATTGTGATGCGAGGCCGTCGTTATTTGGACCTGGAGTTTCCCCAGACGGGTCCGGTGGTCATGTAAGCGATCTATCTACCATAGTACAATATACCTCGGCTTCACAACATCGCTCCTAGTGCTAACGGTTCTTTTTAGTGTGGAGGCCCCTTCCTTGTGGGCATTGACCAATCGCGACTAGCGCCGGCATCTCGCTGAGCTAGTCCCTGTTGGTGGAGAGCGCCCAGACCGGGCATGAGCCACGTCCCTTCGGTCCCGAGACATGTTCCTTTCTTTGTTGAGACCTCACTGACAGCTGTTTCCCAGCGATTCACAGCTGACATGCGCCGGCCGCGTATAAATCCCGAACCTTCAAGAGCGCCCCCCTCTCTCTGCCGCTGCTCCTTCCCATGATTGGGACGATGTGTGCTGCCTTGTGCAACTCGAGCGCGCCAGTGGCATCCCAATcagggtgagggggatgacATGTGTGTGAAGACACCCACATCCACTCCTTGACTCCTTCCTAAGCGGAGGTGGCCATGGAGGCATTGGCGGTATGGTTAGCAGGAAGgagctcttcttcatctggcagcagcagcagcagcctgcctgcctgcaTGCCTGCCTCGTCCCTTCCGGGTTCCTTTCTTACCTTAACCAGATCCAGATCCAGGACAGCAGGGGCAACTGCTCGGCAGCAGCTTACCCTGCGTCAGTTCTTCATCGAATTGTATCTCCTCGTTTCTTCTTCAGGTTCCATCTTCACCTCCGTCGTCGCTGCCGCCCCCTTTTCTGAAGTTGCTCTCCCCCCCAGTGCCTCTGTTCGTTCCACCGTGGTGGTATTGCTTGTTATTTGCTGCTgctacatacatacatacattaCATACATTGGATATTCCATTCCCACTGTTCTCCTGTACACGGGGGTCTGAGACCCGCAGGGCATCATCCATCAAATCCCCTTCATCGCAGCTTCCTCGAGCTGGGTGCCTTCCCAAGAGGACGGACGGCGCAGCCACTCTGGAATGGTCCGACCTGCCTATTGACAGCTGCCAATCTCGCATTTTGTTGTCGCCCGGTGTTGCCTTGTTGCGTATCGTCCATTTCGCCAGTCGTCAACCACCAGTCATCGGCCATCGGTAGTCGGTCGTCGCACCTCACTTTGCCCGCGCATCGGCAGTCAAGACACCCCCCTGGCAGGACAGGCAGCAGAGGGAGGCATTGTTCGGCCCATCCTCACCGACTGCGCCGACTCGTGCAGCGATCGCCCATCTTTGACATATACCATCACACATACCTGACCTCtctgccttgccttgccgACGGAGACCAAACATCCAGCCGGTCGGATACCTTGCGGCTCTGCCCATCGCTCCGACGGTATTGGCCAGATCTTGCTGGCTGAACCTGGCCGAGcattggggggagggaccAGAGCGAAGCGCGGCAGACCTGCATCGCTTCCTACATTCCAGTTCGTCGCTTCGGGCCCGAGCGGTTCACCCGCGCTTCCGGTATCGTTCGAGAAACGACCGTCTACCAGGTCGGCCCATATTACCCACACCATGGCCACAGAACAGCATCTGGAGCAGCCGCCGTCGCCCTCGCGGCTCCCCATCACTGGTTCCGAGCCGTCGGTGATGAAGTTGACGCGCGGTCACTCATGCGTGCTGTGTCAACAACGCAAGGTTCGATGTGACAAGCAAAAGCCTTGCGCCAACTGCCTCAAGGCCCAGGTCGAGTGTCGCGTCGTGCCCCCACAGCCACCAAGAcgcaggaagaagaagccgcaTGAGAGGGACCTCATCGAGAGACTTCGGAAATACGAGCACTTGATGTCCCAGCACGGCCTCTCCTTTGAACCCATCGCCCAGGACCTCAGGCCCTCGGACAATGGAGACGATGTTGCCGATCTGGAGCAGGATCTGAGCGGACTCAAGACCTCGCCCTCAAGCACCGCCGACCATGTCTCGCCAGATCAGGCCAATGACAAGTCAGTCTGCCCCCTAGAGAGGCGAGAAACACCCGGTCTTGCTGCGAGCTGACACTGCAGTGACCTTAGATCGAAATGGTATCCCAATAACAGCTACTACAAAGAC
The window above is part of the Podospora bellae-mahoneyi strain CBS 112042 chromosome 3, whole genome shotgun sequence genome. Proteins encoded here:
- the PEX12 gene encoding ubiquitin-protein ligase peroxin 12 (COG:O; EggNog:ENOG503NU4Q), which produces MLNRTNPCRSHLHITYAPTITTPLTIFNTIQCIPENRPKMEFVTALRGSFDPGKPSLFELLSEQQLSSLLPPTLRYLLTLLTHRYPRHLLRALNSFDELYALLSLLIERHYLLTRQGSFTENFYGLKRERALTSEIPRASTHAPQIVREALALRTKDVYKNLFVIVLIPYLKRKLDEAHEVDAPRALLGAAYNAPPSPSAPLKEKLGYYYKIFLRKIYPTINMTYHLSILAFSLGYLFDNTKYSSPFLWLIGTRIRRMGPADYKAIEEWEKVLPADGTRSRSIFQRLLSSLSLVLPTSIFALKFLEWWYSSDFAKQLSRKAAESLQLPPPGMTTTPKSVSPMKQPPPSLSESSDTPPAEEEWLEQLASSAPVASSSLLPIFTAAAIPREEDDDGEEDKKRQEEDSSLCPICQEEITTPTACQTGIVYCYGCIHKWISGANPHQERFMERVEKALGGSSRKWESGEGRCAVTGRRVLGGVEGLRRVMV
- a CDS encoding hypothetical protein (EggNog:ENOG503P59B; COG:Q), which codes for MSKDKSGAWEHDQDYLNLKGEARVRALIETFSQKAINKEDEEWTNSFFPNLKLVSASDEQPHPKVLFSFTVEPQHCNRLNNLHGGCTATLFDFCTSTATALVSKPGFWQYLGVSRTLNTTYLRPAPVGTEVLIECDILQIGAKMATLRGVMKRKDNGAVVAVCEHGKVNIDPAPKL
- a CDS encoding hypothetical protein (COG:U; EggNog:ENOG503NUAW), which translates into the protein MATEKRSLTSLGSGSGQSGQVTQTDTSTPQMNDVEKIAPALGPPGAAVGGDEDLYKPKSVKFWVTILCNFLALFLVALDRTIIATAVPRITDEFNSLGDIGWYGSSYMLTTACAQLVFGRIYKFYDKKWTFFTSILVFEIGSAICGSATNSIVFILGRAIAGLGGAGIFSGTLLVLIDMVPLHKRPQFQGLFGMVFGLASVMGPLVGGGFTGGATWRWCFYINLPIGAVASVFLWWWWTPKTEDHPPAPFSQHVKRLDPIGILFLFPGIVCLFIALQWGGSTYDWNDWRIIVLFVFFGLCTIAYTTVQIKLPETATIPPRVITQRSVFFGTLYTFFLSGSMLMLVYYVPIWFQTVKQVDPIKSGIYTVPLVLSLVFSSIGSGFATQAIGYYVPSMIVAPILMSIGEGLLSTLTEDSPSSHWIAYQFLAGFGVGFGMQTSGLAVQAVLSKQDMPAGIAINFFVQQLGGAVFTSVGQTILSNILVSQLQDIPGIGGSRIIVTEGATHLIDRVGPEYRSQVVDAYEFACRHIFLAALGVVLVALLMAFGMEWVSIKKKQGPGCPEGPGQAADRPAQGANEGPVLSATATEKGTDALKRHSKSSSLGRDSISQQKPDEPKSEKDTAVIEGAVPTTKAAL